The DNA region aaAGCTGGTCAATAGAAACTCTCAAACAAGatagaaagtttattaaaagaaTGTGACAATGCAGTTCCTTATGCGATTCCTTATTGGATTAGGACAATGCATATGGAGATTATTCTAACAGTAATCGTTGAAAGATGAATGAGTTTTGGAATAAAGCCCAAAGGTTATAAGTAGCGCTCGAAAGTCTTAAACTTTTAATCTCATTTCAAATATAAGCCCATATTGTTAACTAGTTTTCTTAACTTGTATCTTGTAAATCCAAGGAGAAAAGTAATTTCCCTTTTGAAGTAAATGGGGAAAAGCAAATGCTTTGCACTTAGACCCTAACGCACTGAGAATTTGCTGCTCCTCTCGTTTGTTTCCACTATAGGGTCAGCAGTTGTTGTAGTGGCTCTAACTACTATTGTGCAACAAATactgtgtgtgttgtgttgttgGCTTAGctggacacacacacatgcacacacggGGATAGAGATTGTGGAGTATGTGAAGACTTTCTAGTTgataatacataaatacattgTCTAATATTTGCCAAAGCTCTAAACCAAAAGAAGAAGGAGGAAACGGCAGCAGCTTAACTGTCGTCTCGGGGCTTCAAATTTGCTTCTACACTTCATTGAAGCAACATACCAAGTACATGTTGGAAGGAACTAACCAACAAACACCATATTcttatatttagttttatcTGTCTGTGCCCGCCGTGTGGCTGTCTGTGTGCGGgcatgcatgtgtgtgtaatgGAGAAAAAAGCAAAGTAAAGAGCAAATAGAAGACAATGAAGTCTAACCTAGGAATAGAGGAACTCTGCCCTTTCCCTTTGTCTAGTTCTCTGTTGCACTtatccttgttttttttttttttagtcatAGGGGAGTTGAGGCACTGTGTATATCTCTTAGTTTGTAGTTACATATGTGGGCACTAAGCGgcttataatttgtttttcccatttttttctttttgtaatttaagGTAAAGCCACATAAAATATtcctaaaaacaaaatgaaagagTTCATTAAAcctttcataaaaaaaaacaaaaacaaatgtgtGACATATGTTTGCACTGTTGTCAAATTTCAGTCATAGATCCAATGTTTGCAAAATTCCATCAAGTGCATTTGAAAATgttgaaattttcaaatgtCTCCGGCAagttaaattgaatttgaattttcaatcgctttaaattaaatcaaaatttggaaaataaaGTGCACACTCACAgtgacaaacacacacacacacacacacacacctacacacatTCGTACACGCATTTGGAAAGGAATGTGATTGAGAGTGAAGTTTGTGGCAAGGGGCAGGGAATGGATACAGGAAAATATAGACAGAGCACTCAATGACCTCTTTCAAACTGCAGCAATTTGTCCTTGTTGTAATCAGTAgaaaatttgaatataattCTTATGAATACCCAGAGAGTTGACGACTTGCAACCGCATaccgaaagagagagagagagagagagagagagagagagaggtgagGAAAAAGACCAAAAGAGCTAGAGCTTCAGCTAAAGTGCAGGAGTTAGAGTAAGTAAGTGGCATAGGTCCAGGGGTTGGCCACAAAAATTCTCTTAGTAAAGTCACTTGGCAAAATACATCGGAATTTTCGAGTTTATCCAACATACACTAAAAGAAATATTGAATGAATTTCATACCTCCAGTGAAACTACATttcttaaataaaattgataaaactattttcgtcggggtcaccaatcTAGCTTTTATATTTAGcgtaaaataatataaatttacgTTTACCATTTcacttaaattcaatttataaCTATTTGTTGTACTTGGGGCTTATCATTACAATTTTAAACTTGTTTTGACTATAGTTAATTTCTTTGGCAACTTATTGTTTTTCTTAGTGGAGCAGTTGTCTTGTAACCAACTTGGAAAAAACCAACCATAAAGAAAAGGAGAAATAGAAGAAAGCGGGGGAACTAGTCCAGACGAAACCACAAAAGATGAAAGAGCCTGCTCGCCTGCCTGTCTGCAGGTTTACATTCCATCTATTCATTCATCTTCACTTTGGAAATTGTCAAGTTTTGTGTCTGTCTATAATTTAGTGGCATATTCAATTTTACCTCTCAACTTTGGCTTTGGTTTTGCcattgcctttgcctttgcctttgcctgtTTCTACTAGTTGAAGACACatagagagagaagaaaaagggagagagcgagagagagagagtcatgtcagtcagtcagtcagccagacAGTTGAAGTTCATTAAACATTGCACACACGTAATGGCAATTGACGCCCCAGATTCGCGCACCTGTTGGCCAGAAGCAGCTAGCTGAAAAAGGCTATCTTCATAGTATCCAATCCTGTCGCTGTTGGTGCTGGTGTTGTCTCTGAGGTCCTTCAGTTCAGTGCTGCCAACTGCTGGTCAGTTGGCattgatttcatttcatttcagtaCGCTTTGCTCTATCTTTTTTCCCCCTTACAGAGTGCATGTGTCTGTGTTTTAGTTGTTTTGGGCACGTACTTACATGACCAATAAACCAATTGAAGGCAAGTTACGTTTAGGTTTTAGGTGCGAAATTCACTGTAAGCGAGGAaataaaaaccacataaaccaattaaatattttaaatgtttctCAAAAATATTTCCCTTTATCTAAGTAAGCATTGACATCTCATTTCCATAGTCGTCCAGTCCATATAGGCTTTCGTTCAGTCACACTTTAGTCTACACATCATACACATCCTatcaatagaaataaaataaaatgtaagtaaaaaaataaaacaaaaaaaaaaaaaaacaccggAAAATTCATCGAAAAAGTATTACAAAATCATCCTTTTTCATCCTGAAACTCCTTTGAGATATATAGAATAGAGCTATGTCGAATCCAAGTGCCAAGAAAACCCGTAGCTCAAGCAAGAACAAACGCAAGGATCAGAGTCCTGCCATTGAGAATGAGAATGATTTGGTGGGAGGACTGGTTGACGGATCCAATGCACTAGCCGCAGCCGCAGCTGCTCCTGGAATAAGTGTGGCTCCCGTAGAGACGACGGGACGACGATTTCTGCCCGGACGCCGCCAAAGTACAGAGAATTCATCGATCGCTACACGCCCATCGGAGGACACTTTGGCATTGGCCGCTGCTACAGCTGCCTCCATACCAGCTGCCCCATTGACTCCGATGCCAATAAATACTGCGGCTGTTCCCGCTGCTCTGGGACCAAATCAAACTAATGTCGATGCcaatggtggtggtggtagtgGTGCAGCAGCAGGAACTACTGAAGAAATACCACGCAGTATATTTAGACGTTTGTTTAGCTGGAATTGAAAAACCATAGCTATTATTTGCAATCAcctcaaaaaatatttaatatcttAAAAATTACATAGTACAAAATTTATAGCACATACAATCACAATTGCCTTTTGTGTTGACATTTGAAAATGGCTTGGAATAATCCGTCCCAACTTTGAGTCTTATTGTTAGTTGATCAATCTATATTACAGTGTTCATTCTCGTTTTTATCATTTAGGTAGCGTTTAAATGTCTGACGAAGTGCCTTTAAATCGTCTATCGCAAATCTTCGATACGCTCACAAATCTTCAGCTGgcggagcagcagcagcagcatcgcCGTTCGGCCTCCTCATCTCCATCACCATCGGCCAGTGCATCAGCATCGACGTCTGGCCGTGCCACGCCCTCGgcgccatcatcatcatcagcagcagcagcagcagcagcagcagcggcggcatCTTCATCGGCAACGTCATTGGGCGTGGCGGCCACACAAACTCTTTActatacacacacgcacaattATTTCCTTAGACCACAAGATGGTGGAAATTATTTGCATACTTTTCCGGCGGCCCAACAGCCAGGACATttctatcatcagcatcagcagcagcagatgcaGCTGCAGCAACATCAAATGCAATTGCAAATGCAACAGCAGCCACCATCGTTGCCTATCCACTTGCCAGGCAGGTCAAGTCGTTCCGGTTCTGGATCTGGTTCCGGTTCCGGTTCGGGCTCACAATCCCTACACGCCTCACCGCTATTAACCAAACGTGCCATCTCATTTAGTGGACAAATGCCTTTGACTCGTGCAGCTCAGTTGCATGAAGCTCGCCTTGTGGCCGCCTCAACGCCAAATAGTCCACGACTAATGCCTCGGCGCGTGCCACGCCCACCACCCATACCAGCCAAGCCTGTCAAGGAGCAGGCGTTGCCTCAGCCAATGCCTCCCCCTGCTCTATCCGCTGTGAATCCGATTTTGGCTGCACTGGATGCTCCAGATGCCCCGTGGCCGCATTTCTCTTCATTGACCGAACACTTGGATGTCCATCAATTGAATAATTATGGTCAATCCTTGCCAGAGGTATGTTTTTGATAAGATTTCCAAATcttgaattttatatattgcGCTCATTCTAGGTCAATTGGCAAGAACGCTGCTTGGAACTACAATTGGAGTTGCATCGTTCAAAAAATCAAGCTGGGCGTATAAGAGATATGCTAAGAGAAAAGGTGAGTACGATTGAAAGTTGAATCACATGCAATGAAAAAATGTTCTTACGATCGAAATTCATGGACACAGttatattaaaaaactaaatactccttaaagtatgctatgCTATATAAGTTTTTCAGCAGTTTACATTTGAAGGGTTCTCAAACTAGACAGATGACAAACAGAACTAATTGCtatgaaattttcttgtcagAGTCCCATTGAATCACTAAATTTTCCTTAATGTATGCTACAATATATGTAGACGTTTTGTCTAGGTATAGTATTTCGATGGTCGGTACTAGAAGCTTTTGATGATTAGCCCCAAATGAGTTCATAAGTAAAAAAGAGCACTTTTACATACAAAGGCACAGACACATTAATTAGTGTacaccacacacatacactcatacatacacccacgcacacacacacacatcttaGGCTTAATTATGATTTATGGGTAGAGACACggttaaaacatttttacgACAACCTCCACTGACAATTATCAAGCCGCAAAAATATGTCATAATACATACAGCATACTTAGACAAGTGAAAGAGAAAGTGAGATAGACGAAACCAGAGGGGGGGATATATGGTTAGTTGGGATGAATGGATGGAGAGTCGTCCCACACATTAAGTCCATTAAACGGAAATGGTTTCAGTGGTTCTTCTACTCTTTCCTTTTCCATacgtagtttttttttgtttgtttgtttcccTTCTTTGAGAATAATTTGTAGCGAAACTGTAGTGCAGATGTTTAGTGACATAGAGACGATAATGCCATTGGGggtaaaatacaaatatggtaGACTAGTTCATTATTAGGCTAATTAAGTCATTAGGCAGTAGTCGGTCAAAAAGAACAAcccaaaaaacccaaaaacataGGCAGTAGCTGCTCTTAATACATTGATGGGCCGTAATGCAAAAACTATatgaattattaaaattatgcCTATATATGAATATAGCCCCCCCCCCCCTATCCCTCTCCTCTTCTCTCCTTTACACTCCTCTCCAGCTCATACTACTAGTGATATACATCTGCGTCAGCCTGTGTATTACTTTCATCTGTGCTGACATAAATTAATTATACTTCAATGATTTTTGCCATATGAATAATGCATAAGCCGGTATACAGAGTCCGGACGCAAAGTGGAAAGAGAACAAGACTGTATTGAATGAGGtagatacacatacatacatacatacacgtatgtacatacatatataggacTGCATCCCCCCTTCATCCTGATTTATACATACA from Drosophila willistoni isolate 14030-0811.24 chromosome XL unlocalized genomic scaffold, UCI_dwil_1.1 Seg141, whole genome shotgun sequence includes:
- the LOC111519326 gene encoding uncharacterized protein LOC111519326 codes for the protein MSNPSAKKTRSSSKNKRKDQSPAIENENDLVGGLVDGSNALAAAAAAPGISVAPVETTGRRFLPGRRQSTENSSIATRPSEDTLALAAATAASIPAAPLTPMPINTAAVPAALGPNQTNVDANGGGGSGAAAGTTEEIPRSIFRRLFSWN